Genomic window (Magnolia sinica isolate HGM2019 chromosome 6, MsV1, whole genome shotgun sequence):
TCCATTCGAACTATTGCTGTAAACGGGCCGGGCACTCGGGTCGGCCCTATTCAAAATCTGATTTCAGgctcgagcccggcccattgacacccctaatccGGACTCAGCTAAACAAATCAAATTTTAACCGTCCACTCAGTCCCAGCCAGGCAACAATACACAATGCAGGCGCGCACACAAAATTATTGCTTAAAAAGTACACGAAAGTAACACGAAGGCTCATGAGCTCATAGCCATAACATGCAAAACCTTTGTCACTTCCAGCCCCTGAGCTTGCATTTGTAAATGCAGGCCTGTTTTCATTTGGGACCTGATGAAATAAAAGTAGGTCCCAGCTCTTCAGCATTGGGAAAACAAAGGCCACCATTTTCATACCcccacaaaacaaaacaaaaaaaaaaaaaaaaaaattaaaaactaaaaattaaaagAGCTCCTGCCAGCAGAAATGATGAACCTTTCTGTGCCCATCACCTCCAATGGGGCCCCACATAGTATCTAAGTTAGTGCTCTGATGATCAGAAACTATTGATCTGGTAGACCACCAGACTGAAAGGTAGTAACTAAAATATGCAATTATCAGGTGATGATCACCATCAATCTGTGGATGGCTCACAAAAGAAGCAATGCCTCGCTTCAACAGGCAAAAGTTGAACAAAACGAATGGCTACAATCACCTGATCCCAGCAATTTTGAGAGGCAACCCATAGGTGTGCAGCAGACAACCAGATCAGCTCCTGATCACTGAATGGGGCGCTGTGAATTGCACAATTCAATTCAAAGCAGCATTTTTCTGCTACTAAAACAAGTTCAATTGGGCACTCTCTTTCACAAGTCAACCATCATACATGGGCTCTGCATATGTGAGTACAAGATGCCAGCTGTGCTGCTGCAAATAACAGGAAGAAAAGCTCTTTCATGTTCCTGTCAATCACATACGTTCTGCTATAAAGAATGGTGGGTACTCCTCTTAGCCTTCCTCCTGAAGGGCCTACAAGCCTCCATGCTGAGGTCGACAGCCGCAGCAAGTGCCATGAAGATGGCTGCATCCTCCACACACGTGACGTGCCGCATGGCCAGCTGCACCAATGGCTTGCTGCTCTTCCCTTCACCTCGCACCTTACAGTTCATGACAAATCCCCCCACGGCAGGCCCCACAGATGTGAAGTCTCCACTGCTCTGTGGGCTTGGTGCAGGTGTCCCAGACGGTGTCTGCCTATCCATATCTATGTAGAACTCCCCACCCTTTTCAGCATTGATCAAGATCTCTGACACTACAAGTCCAGCCTCCTGACCTTCCGAGACAAGGTGCAGACGGCAGCAGACAGAGTCTCTGGTACCACGCTCACGCCACGCTTCCAGCCGGCCCCATGGCTGCCAGCTTTCTGGCCCACATGAGTCAGGGCGGAGGATTAGCCAGGCACCTGGGTTGGAGCGAGCAACACGGTCATAGCCCGTGGATGGCACAAATGGAGTCGCCATGAAAGCAGCCGCAACAGCAGAGCCAGAGAGGTCATGGATCATCACCTTCCAACCCTTCCTCTCCATTCTATCAGCATCATGGTCGATGCCACCAGTGGAGCTTGACCAGTAGTTGCTAGTTGGGTCCATCTGAGATGCCCTGTTGTTAACCAACTTAAAAACTGTTAGCAAATCAATCCGACCACCACGTCCAACATCCACAACGGAAATGGAAGTGTTATAGTAAGATGATCTTCATATTAACAGAAGTACTGAAAATGGTGAAAACAAttactgaatatatatatatatatatatatatatatatatatatatatatatatataagacattTTCACTACTTATTAGTACATTCCTTCATACTTGTGGAAAGCACGAAGATCAGCACCTCCCCCACCTTaatgaaaaatattgtgcccctacCAATTGAATAAAACAAACACCTCCCACACACaactttcaaaacaaaaaaaaaagaaaaagagaaacacTCAGATGGATGACAAACATATCAGAACATTTAGGAATGAGAATCCATCAGAGTCCAATATGATCAGATAGTGATGGGTTTTGGCACCCACACATCTCATCATTAGTAGTTACTTCGACTACTAAGCAGCTAATTGGATATGTTGGACCCATGTGTCATCACCATCTGAGTAGGCAGTGGCAAGATTCTTATGTAAAGATAATTTAGAATGTTTGGTGAACACTGGACCATATCTGCTAGAAGGATTGACAGAAAACGGTATTTAGGGAGGTTATCCTCATAGAGAAAAGGTATGGTAGCTAATTTATGTATTTACAACGTTAGAATGCCTTTAATAGTTTCTCTTTCATATTTGGTCTTTGTTTAGTGCACATCTCCCCAAAGAAAATTCAAAGAAATCAACAAAGCATAATCATGAAGGTTTGTATTGGCCAGGGAAGCGAAAGACTGATATTATAAGGAAAACCAACCAATTTGTTGGAATGATTAGCAAGGTCCACATCTACTTGCCTGCAAGGCATCAAGGTTAGTACATGACAAAAGAGCGGTGAATATATGACTGCTATCAGCAGCCCAAAATGATGGATTTGATAAGACATTGATCATGCACAGCTGACTCACAGAAACTAAATACAAAGACAATTGGTATGACAgtttgtagaaaggaagaatcaTTGATTGTAAGAGATTATTGTCTAATTCAAAGAACTTTGGTTAAGATATACCAGAGAATTCATGCAATTTCTGGAAAAATTAATCCAGAATTAGCATGGTAAAAGTCAACAGCGATGAGAACGGGAAGGGAACAGAAGAGGTTACTACAGTACTTACCTCCTGTCCCGACTGAACTTGCAACTGAAAATGGGCTGCTTGATGGTGCCTTGAAGCTGAACAATCTGGGGACTCAGCGAAGTCTCATCTTCAAACTGGAAAACATATCTCGGATCTGGATCCAGCTTCACTCTCAGATGGAGCTCTGGCCCCGGTTTCCCGCCCTCCTGCCTGTTCTTGCCAATGCCAATCCACCCATTGTGAAGCAACAGCGACTTTCCTTCGCCCCACTCAGGGCCCACCTGCAATCTGAATGTCCCAATCAGCTGCTTCCTGCTACTGACACCACAATGTGACCCCTGCCTCCCTGTGAAAACAGTGATCTCCAAATAGGCATGAGGAGCTTTGAAACAGCCTGGTGTCAGCAATGCTTTCACACTCGACTCTTCGAGATAAAAGCTTGTGGCAATGCTATGAGGATCTGGGGTAGCTTCAGGGGACGAAATTAAGGGGACTGATGCCGTTTGAAGAGGGAAGCCTTGCAGATGGATCTCACATAAGCATGGGGAAGAAGATGAGTGGATTCCAGCCCTCATGGCCTTCGAAGCAGCTACAGGGATTCTCAGCCCCAGCGATCCAACCGACAACCTGACAAAAGCTTGTGGATCCATTGGTGTCACAAATATCTCtccatttctaacaaactgagaGTCATCTGGTAAGCCAACCTGATACATTTGTAGGCATAACATTAGGGTTGGACAAATGAAGGTACAATGCATTGTTTACAGAAGAAAGATAATGGGAACTAATTAAGCATTTGCTAGTATGCATAGAAGGATGTGCAAGCATGTCAAGCTCATTCCAGAGAGACCAACATCCTCTATTACTTCAAGTAAGAT
Coding sequences:
- the LOC131247854 gene encoding uncharacterized protein LOC131247854, with translation MDPQAFVRLSVGSLGLRIPVAASKAMRAGIHSSSSPCLCEIHLQGFPLQTASVPLISSPEATPDPHSIATSFYLEESSVKALLTPGCFKAPHAYLEITVFTGRQGSHCGVSSRKQLIGTFRLQVGPEWGEGKSLLLHNGWIGIGKNRQEGGKPGPELHLRVKLDPDPRYVFQFEDETSLSPQIVQLQGTIKQPIFSCKFSRDRRASQMDPTSNYWSSSTGGIDHDADRMERKGWKVMIHDLSGSAVAAAFMATPFVPSTGYDRVARSNPGAWLILRPDSCGPESWQPWGRLEAWRERGTRDSVCCRLHLVSEGQEAGLVVSEILINAEKGGEFYIDMDRQTPSGTPAPSPQSSGDFTSVGPAVGGFVMNCKVRGEGKSSKPLVQLAMRHVTCVEDAAIFMALAAAVDLSMEACRPFRRKAKRSTHHSL